The Sesamum indicum cultivar Zhongzhi No. 13 linkage group LG6, S_indicum_v1.0, whole genome shotgun sequence genomic interval TTTACTTACACAAAACCGCATTATGaagtaactaatttttaacttGCACAGTTGATAAGTCGTAATACAATGTAATTTACAATCACATATCTTAACtggttattatttttcaagtcggttttgaaatttataatccgatttaacaaattataacaactatttaaatttcaaatggtAATAGTTTTCGCGTCTTCTTGATAGGTTCACAACTAGTTCATATATTCAGATAATTTATCAGTCAtgacataatataattaaattattagtaaGATTGAGGCTTCATAGTCAAAACATTATGAGTTCGAGGCCCAgaaaagtaaatttatatttttacatctaTAGtaatttgttctttctttgtcTCGATTGGATGAGTTTGATTATTTGAATTAgcaaaaaatgcaagcaacccccgtGATATTACatatgagcaaattacctcatatgaaagaaaatatagcaatttatatttctatgtttttttaaaaattagcaatttatccccctatatattttaaaatgaaataatttaactctttagatagggaggtaaatttctttattttaaaaaacatagagggtaaatttactattttttctaatcataggaggataatttgctcattgaaaatattgtagggggtaaattataagTCTGCtggaattattaattattgaataaaaacattttttaatttttaataagcaatgtaatttttcaacctttatgaaatatttatgcCTAATATTCACATCggaaataattttgaaatcataTTTCAATTGAGAAATCATAAcacaatataattacaatatgaaTCTTAGCTAGTAATTATTTTCCACATTAGTTACACAATTTCATAgtctatttaataatttatagagaATTACACACTCAgcaatttggtgtaattacacgtaaattttttgtgatttagaaaattacatctaacatcCCTAagatttgcttccatctaacaaataagtcccttcggtagtcaaaattcaccaaatttgctgatattaaaaaatataaataaatgtatatttaccaccgattaacttattactaacttattgtaggtcaaataaatttttttatgaccaaattatcctcatacttctttacacattaatgcatgtgatgaggtagattttcaccattataagggtagtttattccaaaaaaattatttgacctaaaataagtcagtaataagtcaattgagggtaaatatcaattttcattcaatattttgttaatatcaataaatttcatgaattttgacCTCAGGaaaggaaagtgtaattattcctgatttatagatataatttctatttcaatctagcaatatattttatgttaactATCTTTAAAGTTATTTATAACATGATTTTCTCCTAATAGcctcattataaaaattttattttattcaccTTCTGTCCAAAGagattctaaaaataaaataaaaaagtaaaaatattttatatactcatatttttataatactttattttggaatttaaaatttattaaaataattatatataacacacatatataatctcatcttataatctaaaataataatttatacctATGATTTAACTCAACGACGTAAAGGActcttttcattatttatttaatttctctttatatttatcactttttaattatcataattgtataatttattatatatatttcatatatcaGAAAAGGTGCACaactttttgaaaagaaaattacaggcatatttcttccatttttgtcggaaaattcaaaattcaatttttataaattaaataaaattaattttgaaaataaataaatgaaattattcatttcatttcaagCACGTGCCACGTGTTCAAGTGCCaagtgtgtatgtatatatatatttatatattttcatctcctcaaattttcattttgaaatttaaagagACATATCtcattatgaatttatttattctttcaatatgggagatatttttatttacaagcTATTTCCATCACACACCTACCTAACTCAATCTGACAGAGAGGGAGAGGTGGGTGGAAGaggttttttttcttgttgggAGGGGGGGCTTTTAGTCATGACGTGTGGGGCTGACTCAGCGTTTGGCGATGACGTGTGGGGATGACTCAGTTGTGCACTATGACGTGTGAGGTGCTGACTCAGCATAAACGATGACATGTGTGGTGATTCAGTAGAAACGATGGCGTGCAAGGTGACTCAACACATTCCACCGGAGGAGAAATCAACTGGTCACCGACTCCGCTCCTCTCTGGCGGCGCAAAgaagcaattttttttcatctccTGTATTTCAGTCACTTTACTTTTACATATATTGCTCCACCCAATAATTGCATCCCAATTTCCCCAACTTCCATACCCTAATTCTCAATTCTCTGCCGCTCAAATAATCGTTAAAGAATTATCATAATCATGTTGTTCCTCCCATCCAAACCCTAACTCTAGTTCCACAGCCTCACCGTTCTAGACGAGGGTGCCTGCGTCGGCGCCATCCAGAAATCATGGAGCTGCGCGATCGCCTCGACTGGTTGCAGGCTGTTCCTGGCCACGACCCCGTGCTTATCCGAGACGCAACAAAGCTCAAGATCTACGAACCCCGCCGGTAACAAAAGCTGGAGACTCCGAACGTTGTCCTCTATCCATTTGATCGTCTTTTCATGAGATTTGTATATTGAAGgtaattaattgtatgtaCTCTTGCTTCATATCCGAATTGAAGAAAAGCCCATTAAACCTGATGCCATTTAGGTTCCATGAATCTGATTCCAGTGTGAAGTGCTATTTTCCTCTGTTTGCTTCAATCTCCAgttgtttgattaaatgtCTCTTTTTGGCTACTTTAAGCCGAATTTTTGAGGTGACACGAGTTGTACATTGTTGATGTGTTTCTTGCAGCAGCAGTGAGGAAATGCTAGAATGCGGTAGGCATATGGACAATGCAGCAAAAGCTTCAAGAGGGGTATGCTCTAAACTCAAGAAGAGTCTGAATAAATCCGTTCGGACCCCTTTTGTTTGTAGCAAGAAGCCCACCATTTCTTGCAACAATCAGGCCGCTGTCGACTACCATAACACTTGGAAATAGAAGCAGAAACATGGATTCATTCATTATCATTATGGTACAGTTACACATGGGAAATAATGATATAGGCTTCTTTCCTGACCCTAGAGTTAGAGGCTATTTTCATCATGAAAACACTCAACAATTGAGATGCTTCTCAACGTAGACGGAAAAAAACACATGTTGAGAAGTATATGGAACTGCATTTTACACTCTCAGTCAGTATCATCTATCGGAGGTTAGTCAATCCTATCATCAGCAGTTTGTGGTTTAGTGTACAATAATAGCCTTCGACCCGCCAAAACTAGTCAGGGTTAGTGTACTCGAGCAGCATATGTGGCGATCTATAAATCTTCACCAACGTCCAGTAGAGTACCTCTTCAACTCCAAGTTCACCTTCTGCTCTTGCTGCGTATATATCCTCACAGATGGCAATCAACCTGGAGTAATGAACAAAAACTTATAACATCATTGCGGaatagacaaaaaaatggGGCCCAATGAGGAAAGAATTATGAAAGGAATCAGcaaaaatttggtaaatttggaTAAAGGAAAATGTCCCCTATTACCTGTCGCATGAAGGAAGATTCTCGTATGGTATTCTCATCCGTAAGTCAGAGCATTGCATTCTAATAAACCGACCAACTGCAAGGACGAATGTGATATAGAGACCCCAAATACTGAATTTGCTGAGAGTCTCACCAAGAAATCCCTCTGCAAGAATTTCATGGATTAATAACACAACCGTTACATTCTTTCTTTCAATGTTGAAATCTCATCAATACTTACGTGGGGTTTCCTCTGATACAATGACGGCCATAGGCCCGGACAAAACTCCACAGCCATATGCgtccaatgaattgatatcaTGGAATGACCACCATTCATGGATCGCATGATGTAAGACAATGTTCGCACTGACATCATTTACCTGACAACAATTAACAGATTGACCTCTCAAGTTGTCGTAATTCATCTCAAAGTTAAAGGCAGTAATGAGATCACTCTAAGTTACAGATAACCACGACAACAATCAAGGTAAGATAGTCCAAAGGCTTAAAGCAAGTTACCACAACTTTATAGTGCATCTGAATAAATTTCTGTTACCAAAGAAGTAGAAGATATAAACTGCCGATATGTATTCGACGGTACAAACAAAAAGTTGGAAAGCATACCTCCTGCTCGAAAGGTCTAATTTCTCCAGAACCAGTGACCCGGAAAAATCttggataaatattataaatcctAAAGCTACTCAAGGAACCATTCAGAACCGCCTCAACTTCTGATGGTTTTGGAAGATTTGATGGATCGACACTTCTGTCATATTTCACCATTTCCTTGCCTTTTGGTCGGTCTCTCATAAGTACCCAAGAAAACCTGATGTCCATGCTGCTACTATTAAGGGACCGGATAAAATGCTTCTGAACCACATCAGGGACAAGCCATAGAGAACTTGCATCAGCTTGGCAACAAATGAGCTGAATGTCTTTCACATTATATGAATCCAAATAATGTTGGAGATCAAGATCAGCATCTGCATTGACATTATCCCACGCAATTCTTTCACAAAGCGTTGTTTGATACAAGGTCAATCTGCCTCCATTTGTCTTGATGTCCAATTGAAAACTGGCATCATTGATCGGATTTGCGATATTTGTTGGATTACCGCTACTGTACATCTGTAAGAGAAAGGTCAGTGTCCCTTCAAAACAGGAAACCTTCAAAATGTTATTAATGGTGGCTAATTCAAGAATAGGAAATGAACTTTTCTAGTAAACTATGTCCCACTTGATATTCAACCTATGATAATATCAGCAATTAATGAGCTCACATACTCACCAGAATATATTTCACTCGACGAATAAGACTTTTAAGCACctaaataacaaaagaagCACATCTTCCATTTGAAGGAaatgaaatcaagaataacGTGTGAATGACAGAAAAgagtggttttttttttatatataaccaTAAGAACCAAAAGGATTCTAGATACGCTTATAGGAAGCAAGATAATGAAGGAAAatcttactttttttattttatatcagtGTCTTTATGGTGAGAAAATGACAACTAGCAAACAAgaaatcttaattttgatgGTCGCCTATTGTTTTTGACGGCCTAGCAactaaaagttcaaaaaattgtgTGCTTATTCTCTCTTTCCACTAGCAATCAAGTATGATATCATACTTATACGACATGTCGAACTCCGAAAGTGAAGTACGTGATGAAAGCATAATGAGGCATACTGCATAGCCTCGTTTCAGTATTCGCTGGCATCTTCTGGAACTCTTTTATGGAGCTCTGAGTGTCTTCAAAATTACTCTAATATGCTATGTTTGAGCACTATCTCTGGCATGCTTATCCACCGAAATAATTGAATTCCAGAAGGAACTCATCCACATTCCAAAAGATACTATGTTAAATATGGATTCTATGTTAAGTAATGaagttttcttaatttcttggTCCAAATATCAATGCCAGTAGCTCCTTGTACCTACCTTTCTTATTACATTTTCTAAATTCTTGCTTTTCCTCCCACCCCCCACCCATTCCTCTTTTCCAGCCAATCCTCAAAACAAATAACATCAAGAAAACcaactaaaaatatacaaatcatccaatcatttaataagatttacatacacaaaaaatttcagcgagcatcaaaaactaaaatgagaTAGATAGGACATTTTTCCTCACAGTTAGCTTTTTGCCTTTTCTATAATAACacatttagtaatttattgcAGAGCAGAATTATTCCAGAATTGCTTACCAGCATTGGAGCCCAAATAACACATATAAGTATAAAGAATAGACATATTCCATTGCAGAACTTGGTCATCTTTGTCTGCTTCTCTCCTTGTTTATGCGAAGCCCTGTTCAGTACATTATCACATTTCACAAGATACAAGCTCGCGTTTATGTCCTCCAACTGAAAAAGGATACAAGAATATCAGTGaccattttaaatttattatttagctGAGATGTTCAACTAAATCAAATAGGAGGCTAAATAGATGAAAAAGGTGGGTTGCTGTCATATATTCCCAGTATCATCAAACAAGTCAACACTTTCAATTCACAAATTGGACCCTTCTTTTCGAAAAATCGCACATAAGCACAAAACTTGAGACTCTGAATTTACCAACATAGGATACATTAAAAAACTAGTTCTCATAAacatttattagaaaatataagaatttattaaatattaaataacttatcTTCTATCTTTCagcaatataataattttcgtCTTTTCTGATCATTAAGTTTATGgtaatataatagaataaattttgGAGAAATGGAATAGTCTAatataaatctaatattattttaattattcttaaagaTGTTATAGAGAAGCACAATATGTGTTGCATCTTTACATTGGTTTGGAGTTTCAAATTAAACTTTCTCCCAGTGAGTACTTTCCTTCAACTTGCATTGACATACAACCACTTTTTGCAGTTCTGACTTTAAATTTTAgctgatattttattattttttaaatgattttaataatgttCTATAGTCGTTCTCAGGCTTTGTGTTCTGGATAGTGGGTACCACACAACTCCTGCTCAGATACCCATCCAGCGAATCCATTAGCTAAACCTGAAGATGAAGGCCACGTAAAACTTCTACTTGCATAAGGCTGTTGGTGTATTGGTTCGCTCTTTgccaaataaagaaaagctGGAGTCATTTCTCATGTTACTCGAGGGGTTGGCCAATCTATGCTGCCTCTCCTCTTATGTGCAATGAAACAAACCAGTAATCACACTGAGACAGAGTTTCACCACATGGAGTCCCTGCATCTAGCTACTAGCTACAGTTTCTTTGTCTCATTCTAGTGCATGTcaattctttactttttaccTATGATTTTATGCAGGGAAGTCATCAGTCTATCCAACCAGTAATCCTGGATTCTCCTTTccctatttaaaaaatctgaaCCCACTTGAAGTTGGGCACCTGTTACTATTAGACATCTGATTCACTTGCTCGTAAAATTTCCAGCATGGTTTCCAGTGACAACCACCATGGAAAAACAAGGAGTCATAAGAAATATACTTAGAGCAGCAACTAATGGAAACTTGTAAAACTCACCTTCAGCCAGTCATACATTGTCAATGATGTGGTCGTGCATGACCAATCTAGGACGCATCGCAATTCATATAAGAAAGGCAAAGCTCGATAGAGCCTGTACCCAAGATAGTTAACACGAGAAACTTCACTGGTTAGGAACTGGCGATACAATGTGCTTCGATGGGGCACGCCATAACGAATTTGCATTGCTTGTAAGGCCAGAGAAATTGCTTTAGTAAGATATATTGCCCGAAGGGCCAGCCCAGCAGTATTCTGCCGCGAAGTATCCATACTCCAAGCATACTCAGTGCTAGCATAAGTGAAAAGAATGAGGTTGAAAACGTAAAAGATGACCTTTCCCGTAGCAAATGAACATAGGTATATGATGCGATCAACAACAATCAAGAAGAAGATTATCTGCAAAAGGAAATCCAAGCACATCAGGAAAACAAATAAGCATGTAGGGGCATAATCAAGGATATTCACATTTGCATATGCAGTATTTCACGCTCACAAGAGACTCCACCGAAAATCAGGACTCATTGAATCAAGTTGAGCCACATGGTTTACTTTTGGAAGACAATCATTTGACAATTCACGTAGATATAGCAGCGTTTTCTccttgtttattattattatttgtaacaTGTTATTTTAACTTTTCCCCGTTTTACAATACATCCCCACAGGACAGAAGAGGATATGTCCTtaccattaaaataaatacaaactCTTTTGGGAATTGATCCTCAAATTGATAGTACTCAAGaaattcacttttatttttaatgaccGACTGGTAGAATATGGCAACCAGAAAGAAAACGATCAAGTCAGCACCAAATATATAGGCATATAGATCAATTTCTCGTCTTCCGCCCCCAATTACTGAAAGTATGGGGTAAGGAAATCCAACTACTTCAGCAAGCCCCCAGTGTTGTGCTTTAAGGATCTCCTTCGCTACATCAGCCGCCGGAGTAAGAGATTTGAACTGTTCTGATGGCCTACAGTCTGTTGAAGAAGCAACATAAACCACTTCAAAAACAGCCAAGGCCACATTAGTGTCTTCAGAACTCTTTTCAATGCTTCGAATTTGAACCTTGCTTGCACAGGGGCAGCGCTTTGGCATTTCACACTTGCAGTTTTCATCATGTACAAGCTGCAGCAGCTGATTGATTCCAGATTCAATCCTCTCCGGTTGAATCCCATCCTCTGGCCACACTTTGACATCCATGGACAATTGAACAAAGTATGGAGGAGATTCTGCTTCTTGTGTCAGTGATTTCCAGTATCTAGAACAGCTACTGACCACCAATCCAACCACCTGTTTTATTAACTGGAAAACCTTCTTTGCTTTCTCACTCCAGCTAGAGACAGAATGAAACTCCACTCGACTGAGCAAACCCCCTTTGCAATTAGTAAATCCTACCGAAAACCATTCACCATCTTTTGCAGTTATAGAGCTCTGTATTAGAGTAAATAAATACACCAAAAACAGAGGCAGTAAACTGATAACAAATGACGATGTTATCTTTTTAGTAGGAAACCCCAACTCACGTAGAAGGCTGGACTGGATTTTGAAACCACAATGCTGGATCATTATTTGGTACAAATACTGAACCAAAACATAAATTTCCGTATAGATTAGCATTATAACCCAGAAGATGTAATTTGGCCCAGTATTGACGCAGAGTGCATATAGAAAGAGAGCAGCCAAGTAAACCATAGAAAGCAAACTGAAATTCCAAaggaaaacaagaacaaaacaaCAGTAACAGACCACATCATTGTTCGATCGCATCTGGGACCATATATGACGGACTATTCGTCCAATCTGCAGACTTGCAGAGCTCGGAGTTCTACTCTTGTCAGACTGCAGAGAAGATGAACTGCTCAAATGTGTCTGTTTAATATCTGGGATCCTTTTCTCGTTAGAAAATCCATCTTCCAAAGTTGACGGCTCATTTGAATCTGAATCTTCAGGTGCGATATTCAGAAAGCTCACAAGATTGCTAACTGCCTGATTTCCAATTGACTGTACTTGAGAAACACCATCACCTATCAATTGTACAGCCGAAGCTAAAGGGTTTTCGTTTGACTGGGTTTTACCTTTCTTTACTTTGTCATAATCATTAATAGCATAATCACTTGCATCCTCCCCAAGTTCAGTTATCTCACTGATAGAAGCATCCATTGGGTGCTTTGTAGAGTCTACGGCAAATGGAGTTTCTGCTCTTGCGCTTCTGGGAGATTCATACACATTGAAAAGGAAAACTGAATCAGGATTAATATTGCTATCCTGTTTCTCAAGGTTGCCAGTGTCTTGCAGATTAAGTAAAGCATTCTTCCGTCTTCTCAAGCCTTCATTAGTAGGTGAAGCAGTGGGACAAGCTGTAGCAGAATTCATACCATGGAGCTGGATTTGTAGGTTGAGCATCTCTGATTTCATCTTCTCCACTTGTAAGTTACGCTGACGTTTCTTCTCTTCGGACTCACGAATATGCTGCAACTGTTCAGTTTTCCAAGCAGCTTTCTTCTCTTGCTCCCGTACAATAGCACCAATTTGCTCCGCTTCAAGATATCGAAATACATAATCAAACTCTGAGGAAGCAAACATATATGATTGACATGATACCAGgacaaaaatgataatttctaCCAATGCAGATCTTGATGTAATCCGAAATCCATAATCATACTTGTAGAAACCAATCACCTCATAAATGTAATCAATGGTTCCACACTTCCCCGCATTAAAATCACCAATAAAAGGAGACTGATAACCCAGAGAGAGAACAATTACAGCAAAATTGTATACACGCAAATACTTGAAgatcttatttttcttctttagtaTGGTAAGCCTCATACGGAAGAAAATAAGAGCAAAGCAAAGGTATCCAAGGTGCAGGATGTCATACTCCAGAGTTCCTGTAATTAAAATCAGAGAAAGTACTAGATCTAATAGATGACAGTAGCAGTAAACCCTCAAATAGTCCAGAAATGTCCACATGCTTTTGGTTTCAAATGAGAGATCTCGCCagacaaaagcatttttccgCTGAGAAACCATCTTGTGATAAGTAAATGACCCTGAAAAACTTGATGCACGGTCTGCACGGAGTTTAAAACATGCGACCATGAAGACCACAAAATAACTGATCAGTGTGCGAGGATCATCAACCACAATCCCTGTCGGGGttaagaaaagcaaaaaaggATCAGCAAactaatttggaaaattagaGTTTGACAGAGAACATCAAGCATGATAACAAATTGCTCAGGCATGATCTAATTCTATTGGTATTTCAGGGCAAGGAGATATAGCTTTCCAGGTGAAGTGCCTCTTTTGGGAGCTTTAATGAAACAATACAGCAAACACATAGTCAACGTCAACAGGTCTCAGATGATATGTCCACACTtctgttaaataaatatcatgtgattatttgacttacaacaaagaaaaaaaagaaaactcgCAAGCTTCTAAAAACTTTTTGAACTATCTGAAACTGTTAAGGTAATTTGCATAAAGGAGAAAGCTACCACATTAAGATAAAGAAAGTTCTATATTTTAATGAGTAGCAGATaacaaaggaagaaaatcatACCCAACCAACACTTCAcacaaaagtgaaaatatatttttgagttCTTCCAGCAATCATGGCAATGCCCATGGGTGTCCGAATCATGCTCATCCAAAGTAATGACATTCTTCCACATAGCAAAGTATTCGGCAAGAAGAATGGTAGCAAACAGAAAGACAAACACAGGCCACAGTTTACGTATGATAGGACGTCCCAACAGAACACATGTAGCGAGACATGCAATATAGAACATAGAGATGGCATTCAATAAAGCAAAACTGGCAAGTAGTAGTGCTATCATATTGATCTCCAGGCCAAAGAGGTTGAACATGTTCTCCATCCAAAACttcaaataaacttttagTGTTGTCTTCTGCATTTCAAATCTCTCCTGTCTCAGAGCGACAATCCTTTTCTTATTCCATTTGGGATTTTCCTTCATGCTTCCCCAGATATAAccaaatgaatattttctattatttccATTGTGAGTGCTTCTACTGGAGGACGAGTCCTCAGATGTTTGATCATTACCAGGCATTAAAGGCCATGAGTTGCTTCTTGCCCTTTGTGCAGAAAAGTCACTAGAACTAGATTCAGGTAATGTCCGGTTACTCCCATTGGAAGTTGGACGAACAGTCAAAACATCTTCAGCTGAAACAAATAAAGGACAGGGTTCCTGTAATATCCCTTCATTCAGAAGGGAACGTGGCATTGTTTCCAACCAGCGGAAAACATTATACTGAAGGGTACATGCAGCAATCACCAGCACTTTTGCCCTCAAGCCTGCTTCTAGGCCCTCAAAACTTTGTCTATATACCTGTAAACCCAGGAAAAGCGCCAAATCGTGGTGCTTTTGTCCAGGAAACATTTTAGCAAGTTTACCACACATCTGAAACAGATATTCAGCTGTAACCAGAAATCCTGTGTAAATTGCGAATGCTTTCGATGGTATTCTGGAAGCTTTAGGCAGGGCAGTAGACAAAACGAGACCAAGAAGATACAGAAAGCCAAATGCACTTATTGGAGACAATGAAGCATAGAACAGGGCAACAAACAAAATCTTTTGACTGTGCCAGATCAGAAATCGTTTAGTGAACCCCAATATTCCCAGCTGCAATGAATCAGGATCTTCCGGTATTATGCATCTGCTTTGTCTTCTCTCGTAGCTGTAAAGTTGCATGACAATCACAATGGCCAGAGACTCCCCAAGATTTTCCAACAAAGCAGCTTCAGCATCATACCCAAAGCATACATAAAGATCGACTTTTTTGGACATCCACATCTCGAAAGTGGGAAAAATgctcaaaatataaatgaataaaaaaaccGTAATTGCATATGCTTTGAGTGGAAACCATAGACGCCTTTTGGTCCTCTCAACAAGCTGTCTCCCGATGATCCAGAAAAGGAGAAGGAAAACATAACCAAATGATATGTAATTAGGTCTCACAAGGTACACCGCGAGAAGAATGGTCAGGAAAGCAATGTAGGTTCCAAATGATCTGTAAAGAGATAAGAACTTCTCTCCAATTGCAGTCAGATACAGTGCCACCCTTCTTTCTGAAAGATGGAACAAAATTAGCATATACATGTTTAGTCCAAAagagtaaatatttttgagaaGCACCATTACCATCAtgcataattgatttttttttcctgaaaaaaGGGGATCAAGCACATTGTTGCACCAAAAACTATAGGGGAGCAATTGATGATTGAGTATTTTTAAGGTCCCTAAAATCTGATGGCATGCATATTTCTAGAATGGAACTCTGCGTCTAATATAGCtcaaaataacaaatgaaacaGGAGTATGCCAACAAGTTATCCTTTGAAAAGGTTACAGTACCATGGGAATGATTCTCACAGTCATCCCTTGTGTTGGAGGTGGCATAAACTGACAAAAGAACCGATTTGTTCAAACCGGCTTTCAGAATGCTAAATCCAATTGGAGGAGAAGGTGTGTGCTGAACAATGGCAGAAAATGAGAACAACATTTCAAAACCATGGTTATGAATGGCGCAAAAGCATGCAAGCAGAGCTATTTCCAGGAAGTCCCAAGTACTATCCCTTTCAAGGAGACCtacaaacattttataaacaagTTAGCAAACATAAAACATAAGTAGTATGGAATAAATGGAAAAATGCTAGACAACATTGAACAGTGATTAGCCAAACAATTAAGGAATTTAGATGAATAAACCCACACCTAATTGTGACAACACTTCCAAACTTATAGAGCCTTTCTGTTCCAGTTTTCGAGAGACAAGATTAAGctg includes:
- the LOC105165271 gene encoding piezo-type mechanosensitive ion channel homolog isoform X1; the encoded protein is MGRILGGFVLPLLLLTAGLLNWSLISLINLVTSLLFQLSFPKRGFRFRWRVLSLWFVFIYSVIVIVVQVIFLTLCAILGSQWSIQDGWWIKLFGLMKVHSWRSPTVIYFLLVELSATLVAFIEINRNKFGFTESRASCWGYLSSVLEHIGYRLRLVSCLVLPAVQLASGISNPSWISLPLFICSCVGLVDWSLTSNFLGLFRWWKLLQVYAGFTIFLLYVYQLPIGFPQSFQMIADLIGLYKASVDSDWQEICSGISLMVFYYMLSFVKHDLQDMEFMMSMRQGSLTEQLLPSKSSFFVRQLRSGVRHTNILLRGTVFRFFSINWFTYGFPISLFALSYWSFHFASICAFGLLAYVGYVLYAFPSLFRLHRLNGLLLVFILLWAVSTYVFNVAFAYVNWKLGKDMEIWEMVGLWHYPIPGFFLLAQFSLGILVALGNLVNNSVFLCLSNEEQSSNENQIEEVKEDAKVLIVATIAWGLRKCSRPIMLLLIFLIATKPGLIHAVYMIFFFVYLLSHKVDARMRQALILLSEAHFAILYILQLNLVSRKLEQKGSISLEVLSQLGLLERDSTWDFLEIALLACFCAIHNHGFEMLFSFSAIVQHTPSPPIGFSILKAGLNKSVLLSVYATSNTRDDCENHSHERRVALYLTAIGEKFLSLYRSFGTYIAFLTILLAVYLVRPNYISFGYVFLLLFWIIGRQLVERTKRRLWFPLKAYAITVFLFIYILSIFPTFEMWMSKKVDLYVCFGYDAEAALLENLGESLAIVIVMQLYSYERRQSRCIIPEDPDSLQLGILGFTKRFLIWHSQKILFVALFYASLSPISAFGFLYLLGLVLSTALPKASRIPSKAFAIYTGFLVTAEYLFQMCGKLAKMFPGQKHHDLALFLGLQVYRQSFEGLEAGLRAKVLVIAACTLQYNVFRWLETMPRSLLNEGILQEPCPLFVSAEDVLTVRPTSNGSNRTLPESSSSDFSAQRARSNSWPLMPGNDQTSEDSSSSRSTHNGNNRKYSFGYIWGSMKENPKWNKKRIVALRQERFEMQKTTLKVYLKFWMENMFNLFGLEINMIALLLASFALLNAISMFYIACLATCVLLGRPIIRKLWPVFVFLFATILLAEYFAMWKNVITLDEHDSDTHGHCHDCWKNSKIYFHFCVKCWLGIVVDDPRTLISYFVVFMVACFKLRADRASSFSGSFTYHKMVSQRKNAFVWRDLSFETKSMWTFLDYLRVYCYCHLLDLVLSLILITGTLEYDILHLGYLCFALIFFRMRLTILKKKNKIFKYLRVYNFAVIVLSLGYQSPFIGDFNAGKCGTIDYIYEVIGFYKYDYGFRITSRSALVEIIIFVLVSCQSYMFASSEFDYVFRYLEAEQIGAIVREQEKKAAWKTEQLQHIRESEEKKRQRNLQVEKMKSEMLNLQIQLHGMNSATACPTASPTNEGLRRRKNALLNLQDTGNLEKQDSNINPDSVFLFNVYESPRSARAETPFAVDSTKHPMDASISEITELGEDASDYAINDYDKVKKGKTQSNENPLASAVQLIGDGVSQVQSIGNQAVSNLVSFLNIAPEDSDSNEPSTLEDGFSNEKRIPDIKQTHLSSSSSLQSDKSRTPSSASLQIGRIVRHIWSQMRSNNDVVCYCCFVLVFLWNFSLLSMVYLAALFLYALCVNTGPNYIFWVIMLIYTEIYVLVQYLYQIMIQHCGFKIQSSLLRELGFPTKKITSSFVISLLPLFLVYLFTLIQSSITAKDGEWFSVGFTNCKGGLLSRVEFHSVSSWSEKAKKVFQLIKQVVGLVVSSCSRYWKSLTQEAESPPYFVQLSMDVKVWPEDGIQPERIESGINQLLQLVHDENCKCEMPKRCPCASKVQIRSIEKSSEDTNVALAVFEVVYVASSTDCRPSEQFKSLTPAADVAKEILKAQHWGLAEVVGFPYPILSVIGGGRREIDLYAYIFGADLIVFFLVAIFYQSVIKNKSEFLEYYQFEDQFPKEFVFILMIIFFLIVVDRIIYLCSFATGKVIFYVFNLILFTYASTEYAWSMDTSRQNTAGLALRAIYLTKAISLALQAMQIRYGVPHRSTLYRQFLTSEVSRVNYLGYRLYRALPFLYELRCVLDWSCTTTSLTMYDWLKLEDINASLYLVKCDNVLNRASHKQGEKQTKMTKFCNGICLFFILICVIWAPMLMYSSGNPTNIANPINDASFQLDIKTNGGRLTLYQTTLCERIAWDNVNADADLDLQHYLDSYNVKDIQLICCQADASSLWLVPDVVQKHFIRSLNSSSMDIRFSWVLMRDRPKGKEMVKYDRSVDPSNLPKPSEVEAVLNGSLSSFRIYNIYPRFFRVTGSGEIRPFEQEVNDVSANIVLHHAIHEWWSFHDINSLDAYGCGVLSGPMAVIVSEETPQGFLGETLSKFSIWGLYITFVLAVGRFIRMQCSDLRMRIPYENLPSCDRLIAICEDIYAARAEGELGVEEVLYWTLVKIYRSPHMLLEYTNPD